Within Sphingomonas piscis, the genomic segment TGCTTGGCCGTGGCGGTGCAAGCGCTGCCGAAGCCGAGGCTCAGGCCGAAGCGATCACGGAGTAAGCCAGCATGGCCAAGATCAAGATCACCCAGATCGGATCGCCGATCCGCCGCGACAAGACCCAGCGCGCGACGCTGGTCGGTCTCGGGCTCAACAAGATCCGCCGCACCGTGGAAGTGGAGGGCACGCCTGAAGTGCTCGGCCAGGTTCGCAAGGTGCAGCACCTTGTGAGCGTCGAGAACGCCTAATCTCTTCCCCTCTCGGGGATGCGCGACAAAAGCGAAAGCGAGTGCACACACATGAAACTGAACGAACTCAAGGACAATGATGGCGCCCGCAAGGGCCGGATGCGCGTCGGACGCGGAATCGGCTCGGGTAAGGGCAAGACCTCCGGCCGCGGCCAGAAGGGTCAGACCAGCCGTTCGGGCGTCAGCATCTTCGGCTTCGAAGGCGGCCAGATGCCGCTCCACATGCGGCTTCCGAAGCGCGGCTTCAACAACATCTTCGCCAAGGACTATGCCGAGGTGAACCTCGGCGCGATCCAGAAGCTGGTTGATGCCGGCAAGCTCGACGCCAAGGGCACGATCGACCATGCGGCGCTGAAGGCTGCCGGTGTTGCCCGTGGTGGCAAGGACGGCGTCCGCCTGCTCGGCAAGGGTGATTTCTCGGCCAAGCTGAACTTCACCGTCGCCGGCGCGTCCAAGGGTGCGCGTGAGGCGGTCGAGAAGGCCGGCGGCTCGGTCTCGATCATCGAGCGAAAGGACAGCGCGGAGCTCGCCAAGGCCAAGAAGGGCAAGGCCCGCGAAGCGCGCATCGCCGACAAGGCCGCGAAGAGCGCCGCCAAGTAAGCTTGCCCAAGCCTCATTGTTGAGGCCTTAGACAAACGGCTTCTAGGCATTATATCGGCGGCGGGGACGAAACTGTCCGTCGCCGCCGTTTTCTCAAGGATCACCGATGGCTTCTGCCGCCGAACAAATGGCTTCCAACATCTCGCTGTCGAGCTTTTCGAAGGCGACCGAGCTTAAGCGGCGCCTGTGGTTCACGCTTGGTGCGCTGATCCTGTTCCGCTTCCTGTCCTATGTGCCGATGCCGGGCATCGACCCACGCGCGATGGCGAGCCTTTTCAACAACCAGCGCGGCGGCGTCCTCGACTTCTTCAACACCTTCTCGGGCGGCAGCCTGGAGCGCATGAGCATCATCGCGCTCGGCGTCATGCCCTACATCACCGCCTCCATCGTCGTTCAGCTCGGTGCCACCCTCTACGGTCCATGGCAGGCGCTGAAGAAAGAAGGCGAGACCGGGCGCAAGAAGCTCAACCAGATCACTCGCTACCTCACCGTCGCGATCACCCTGGTGCAGGGCTATGTGATCGCCGTCGGTCTGGAGAGCGCGCAAGGGTCGCCGGTCGTCGAGCCCGGCATGCTGTTCCGTGTTGCTGCCACCATCAGCCTCGTTGGCGGTACCCTGTTCCTGATGTGGATCGGTGAGCAGATTACCAGCCGCGGCATCGGCAACGGCGTGTCCCTGATCATCATGGCCGGCATCGTCGCGTCGCTGCCGGGCACCATGGCCCAGCTGCTCGAAGGCGGCCGTACCGGCACCATGGATCCGGTGCTGATCGTCGGCATCATCGTCCTGGTGGTCGCGCTGGTCCTGTTCATCTGCTTCATGGAGCGGGCCCAGCGCCGGGTGCTGATTCAATATCCAAAGCGGCAAACGGCGCGCGGGATGCAGCAGGAGCGCAGCCACCTGCCGATGAAGATCAACATTGCGGGCGTCATTCCGCCGATCTTCGCCTCCTCGCTGCTGCTGATGCCGTTGACCGTGTTGCAGATGGCGGGCGGCGGCGGAACGAGCGCCGACTCCAGCGACTGGCTGATCACCGTCAGCACCTACCTGCGCCACGGTTCGCCGCTCTACATGCTGCTCTACGGCGCCGGCATCGCCTTCTTCTGCTTCTTCTACTCGGCGGTGCAGTTCAACAGCGAGGAAACAGCCGAGAATCTGAAGCGGCACGGCGGCTTCATTCCCGGCAAGCGCCCCGGCAAGCAGACGGAAGAATATTTCGACTATCTGATCAGCCGCCTAACGGTTGTCGGCGCCGCTTACCTGGTAATCATCTGCCTGGTCCCGGAGCTTCTGTTCAGCCAGGCCGGCGTGCCCTTCTATCTCGGCGGCACGAGCCTTCTGATCGTGGTCAACGTCACCATGGACACGGTGGCGCAGATCCAGAGCCACTTGATCGCGCACCAATATGGCGATTTGATCAAGAAGGCGAAGCTGAAGGGTGCGCGCAAGCGCTAGTTCCAACGGCGCGACAAGCAGGGGAAGCGCATTGAACATCATCCTCCTCGGGCCTCCGGGCGCCGGCAAGGGAACACAGGCGCAGCGTCTCGTCGCCGAACGGGGGATGGTCCAGCTGTCGACTGGCGACATGCTTCGCTCTGCGGTCGCCAAGGAGACTCCGGTAGGCCTCAAGGCGAAGGCGGTGATGGAGGCGGGGGAGCTGGTCTCCGATGCCATCGTCAGCGCGCTGATCGGCGAGCATCTCGATGGCAGTGATGGCAAGGGCGCCATCTTCGACGGCTTTCCGAGGACCAAGCATCAGGCCGAAGCGCTGGAGATCCTGCTGGCGGAGCGCGGGCGCAAGCTCGACCATGTCGTCGAGCTTGAAGTGAATGAAGAGGCACTAGTCGACCGCATCACCGGCCGGTTCAGCTGCGCCAGCTGCGGGACGGGATACCATGACACGTTCAAGCAGCCGAAGGTCGAAGGCACTTGCGACGTATGCGGCGCCCACGAGTTCAAGCGCCGGCCCGATGACAACGAACAGACGGTGCGGACCCGCATGGCCGAATATCGCGCCAAGACCGCGCCGATCCTACCCTATTATGAGGACAAGGGACTCGTTCGCCGGGTTGACGGCATGGCGTCCGTCGACGCCGTCGCGGCCCAGATCGACTCCATCCTCGACGGCTGACGCTTAAGCGCGTTCCAACGTTACGAAACGAAACGGTGGTCGATTGCCGTCGGCCGCATGAGGTTCACTCCACGTCTCGCGCCAGTCGCCGCTAGTCCGCGGGTCGGGCATGGTGACGTCGCCCGGCACGTCGGCGAGCACCTCGGTCAGTTCGATGCGGGTCACGTTAGGAAGGAAGAGCGCGAAGATCTCCGCGCCGCCGATAACGGACAGCTGCTGATCGCCCGAAGCCGCCAAGGCCTCCTCGACGCCGCCGACCACCTCCGCACCTTCTGCCTGCCAGTGGCGGTCGCGGGTTAGCACGATGTGCCGACGTCCGGGCAATAGTCCCGGCAGGCTGTCGAACGTCTTGCGTCCCATCACCATGGCGCCGCCCATCGTCAGTGCCTTGAACCGCTTCAGGTCCGCAGGCAGGTGCCACGGCAACTTGCCCGCGCGGCCGATGATTCCGTTCTGCGCCCGCGCGACGAGGAGGGTAATAGGGCAGCTCATGCGCCTGCTCATGCCGCCGCACGAGGGATATGCCAAGCGGCGTCTTCGCCGCTAAAGAAGCGGCATGAACGCTGAGCAGACCCGCCTCGTCACGACCATCCGCGACCGGTTCGGACCCAAGTCGGTGGTGACGGACAGTGCCGATATCGCGCCCTGGCTGACCGACTGGCGCGGCAAGTTCCAGGGCATTTCGGGGGCGATGCTGACTCCCGGCAGCACGGAGGAAGTGGCGGCGATCGTCTCGCTGGCGTCGGAGCTTCGGATTCCGCTCGTTCCCCAAGGCGGCAACACCTCCATGTGCGGCGGTGCGACCCCGCCAGGGGACGGCTCGGCATTGCTCATCAGTCTTCGGCGGATGAACCGCATCCGATCCGTCAGT encodes:
- the rpmD gene encoding 50S ribosomal protein L30, with amino-acid sequence MAKIKITQIGSPIRRDKTQRATLVGLGLNKIRRTVEVEGTPEVLGQVRKVQHLVSVENA
- the rplO gene encoding 50S ribosomal protein L15 produces the protein MKLNELKDNDGARKGRMRVGRGIGSGKGKTSGRGQKGQTSRSGVSIFGFEGGQMPLHMRLPKRGFNNIFAKDYAEVNLGAIQKLVDAGKLDAKGTIDHAALKAAGVARGGKDGVRLLGKGDFSAKLNFTVAGASKGAREAVEKAGGSVSIIERKDSAELAKAKKGKAREARIADKAAKSAAK
- the secY gene encoding preprotein translocase subunit SecY; this encodes MASAAEQMASNISLSSFSKATELKRRLWFTLGALILFRFLSYVPMPGIDPRAMASLFNNQRGGVLDFFNTFSGGSLERMSIIALGVMPYITASIVVQLGATLYGPWQALKKEGETGRKKLNQITRYLTVAITLVQGYVIAVGLESAQGSPVVEPGMLFRVAATISLVGGTLFLMWIGEQITSRGIGNGVSLIIMAGIVASLPGTMAQLLEGGRTGTMDPVLIVGIIVLVVALVLFICFMERAQRRVLIQYPKRQTARGMQQERSHLPMKINIAGVIPPIFASSLLLMPLTVLQMAGGGGTSADSSDWLITVSTYLRHGSPLYMLLYGAGIAFFCFFYSAVQFNSEETAENLKRHGGFIPGKRPGKQTEEYFDYLISRLTVVGAAYLVIICLVPELLFSQAGVPFYLGGTSLLIVVNVTMDTVAQIQSHLIAHQYGDLIKKAKLKGARKR
- a CDS encoding adenylate kinase, which gives rise to MNIILLGPPGAGKGTQAQRLVAERGMVQLSTGDMLRSAVAKETPVGLKAKAVMEAGELVSDAIVSALIGEHLDGSDGKGAIFDGFPRTKHQAEALEILLAERGRKLDHVVELEVNEEALVDRITGRFSCASCGTGYHDTFKQPKVEGTCDVCGAHEFKRRPDDNEQTVRTRMAEYRAKTAPILPYYEDKGLVRRVDGMASVDAVAAQIDSILDG
- a CDS encoding dihydrofolate reductase produces the protein MSCPITLLVARAQNGIIGRAGKLPWHLPADLKRFKALTMGGAMVMGRKTFDSLPGLLPGRRHIVLTRDRHWQAEGAEVVGGVEEALAASGDQQLSVIGGAEIFALFLPNVTRIELTEVLADVPGDVTMPDPRTSGDWRETWSEPHAADGNRPPFRFVTLERA